From Dermochelys coriacea isolate rDerCor1 chromosome 15, rDerCor1.pri.v4, whole genome shotgun sequence, a single genomic window includes:
- the SRRD gene encoding SRR1-like protein — MEQAGPGPWRCAGRLRRGRARGQRARPGGEAGHSGAVQRRLREAREELLSSPFWARSRRAIQESLSKCLEQGEKTPGSMSEVLCSFENLQLEPSHQSVMEPSSHSGHLRCVCYGIGNFSSCVISRYQLAFLFLLLEKLQIPQSQCYIFDPLFSELEIDVLNDLGVTVVRENEEGKHHIHEFTIFYMIHCGKALYNNLLWSNWSIDALSKMIIIGNSFKGIEERLLARILERDYLYIAKVLKGTEEAAFPIHPQYMDIFNDTSIHWFPLQKLKELPTEAWQFQEEPMYQECNDLEIIRK, encoded by the exons ATGGAGCAGGCCGGGCCCGGGCCCTGGCGCTGCGCGGGCCGCTTAAGGCGAGGCCGGGCCCGCGGGCAGCGGGCGAGGCCGGGCGGCGAGGCCGGGCACAGCGGGGCGGTGCAGCGCCGGCTCCGGGAGGCCCG CGAAGAGCTGCTGAGCTCCCCGTTCTGGGCCCGCAGTCGGA GAGCCATCCAAGAATCCCTCAGCAAATGCTTAgagcaaggggaaaaaacaccAGGGTCTATGTCGGAAGTCCTGTGCTCATTTGAAAACCTGCAACTTGAACCATCCCATCAGTCAGTTATGGAACCCAGCTCGCATTCAGGCCACTTGCGGTGTGTATGTTACGGCATTGGAAACTTTTCCTCTTGTGTCATTTCTCGATACCAACTAGCATTCTTGTTTCTGTTACTGGAGAAGTTACAG attCCCCAAAGTCAGTGCTACATTTTTGATCCTTTATTTTCCGAATTGGAAATTGATGTTCTTAATGACCTTGGTGTAACGGTGGTCCGGGAGAATGAG GAGGGAAAACACCACATTCATGAATTCACCATCTTTTATATGATCCACTGTGGAAAAGCTTTGTATAACAATCTGCTCTGGAGTAACTGGTCTATAGATGCGCTATCCAAAATGATCATTATTGGGAACAGTTTTAAAGGGATTGAGGAAAG GTTGTTGGCAAGAATATTAGAGCGAGATTATTTGTACATAGCAAAG GTTTTAAAAGGGACAGAGGAAGCTGCATTTCCAATTCATCCTCAGTATATGGATATATTTAATGACACCTCCATCCACTggtttcctttacaaaaactcAAGGAGCTCCCAACAGAAGCCTGGCAGTTTCAGGAAGAGCCAATGTACCAGGAATGCAATGACCTGGAGATTATCAGGAAATAG
- the TFIP11 gene encoding tuftelin-interacting protein 11, protein MSMSHLYGKDDDGDVEMEKFEITDWDLQNEFNPNRQRHWQTKEEATYGVWAEHDSDDERPSFGGKRSRDYSAPVNFISAGLRKAAAEEVIEEDSDEDEKPVKQEEFPKEFVPKKLKTGGNFKPSQKGFIGGTKSFLDFGSWERHTKGIGQKLLQKMGYVPGRGLGKNAQGIINPIEAKQRKGKGALGAYGSERTSQSLQDFPVVDSEEEAEEEFQKELSQWRKDPNGGKKKPKYAYKTVEELKAKGRIGKQLTAPQKELSQVKVIDMTGREQRVYYSYSQISHKHNIPDDNPQQPLGKDSKPQAFALPELEHNLQLLIDITEQEIIQNDRQLQYERDMVVNLTHEIQKMSEVLSHEETAISNLSKVLELVEECERRMQPNCNNPLTLDECAKIFETLQDKYYEEYRMSDRVDLAVAIVFPLMKDYFKNWDPLKDCMYGTEIIAKWKKLLENDQLLSHSGQDLATDAFHRLMWEMWMPYVRNIITQWQPRNCGPMVDFLDSWVHVIPVWILDNILDQLIFPKLQKEVENWNPLTDTVPIHSWIHPWLPLMQSRLEPLYSPIRNKLANALQKWHPSDSSAKLILQPWKEVFTPGSWEAFMVKNIVPKLGMCLNELVINPHQQHMDAFYWVIDWEGMVSVSSLVGLLEKHFFPKWLQVLCSWLSNSPNYEEITKWYLGWKSMFSDQVLAHPSIKDKFNEALDIMNRAVSSNVGGYMQPGARENIAYLTHTERRKDFQYEAMQERREAENMAQRGIGMAASSVPMNFKDLIQTKAEEHNIVFMPVIGKRHEGKQLYTFGRIVIYIDRGVVFVQGEKTWVPTSLQSLIDMAK, encoded by the exons ATGTCAATGTCCCATCTCTACGGCAAAGATGACGACGGTGATGTGGAGATGGAGAAATTTGAAATCACAGACTGGGACCTGCAGAACGAGTTCAACCCCAATCGGCAGCGCCACTGGCAGACCAAGGAGGAGGCCACCTATGGCGTGTGGGCTGAGCATGACTCGGACGACGAGAGGCCCAGCTTTGGAGGCAAACG CTCTCGGGACTACTCAGCCCCGGTTAATTTCATCAGTGCGGGACTAAGGAAAGCTGCAGCTGAGGAAGTGATAGAAGAAGATTCAGATGAGGATGAAAAGCCCGTTAAGCAGGAAGAATTCCCTAAAGAGTTTGTaccaaagaaattaaaaaca ggtgGCAATTTCAAACCCAGCCAGAAAGGATTTATAGGAGGGACCAAATCTTTCTTGGATTTTGGCAGCTGGGAGAGACACACCAAGGGAATAGGGCAGAAGCTTCTTCAGAAAATGGGTTATGTCCCTGGTAGAGGGCTTGGAAAGAATGCTCAAG GTATCATCAATCCGATTGAGGCTAAGCAAAGGAAAGGCAAAGGGGCCTTGGGAGCATATGGCTCTGAACGAACCAGTCAGTCCTTGCAGGACTTCCCTGTTGTTGACTCCGAGGAAGAAGCTGAAGAG GAATTTCAGAAAGAGCTCAGTCAGTGGAGGAAGGATCCTAATGGAGGCAAGAAAAAACCCAAATATGCCTACAAGACAGTAGAAGAATTGAAGGCCAAGGGCCGGATTGGCAAGCAGCTCACAGCTCCTCAAAAAGAACTATCCCAAGTTAAG GTTATAGACATGACTGGCCGGGAACAAAGGGTTTATTACAGTTATAGTCAAATCAGCCATAagcacaatattccagatgacaATCCTCAGCAGCCACTGGGCAAAGACTCCAAGCCCCAAGCATTTGCCTTGCCAGAACTGGAGCACAACTTGCAACTTCTCATCGACATCACAGAGCAGGAGATCATCCAGAATGACCGGCAGCTGCAGTACGAGAGAGACATGGTTGTCAACCTGACCCATGAGATACAGAAGATGTCCGAAGTCCTCTCGCATGAGGAGACAGCAATTAGCAACCTGAGCAAGGTCCTGGAATTGGTGGAGGAATGTGAGCGGCGAATGCAGCCCAACTGTAACAATCCACTTACCTTGGATGAATGTGCAAAGATTTTTGAGACCCTCCAAGATAAGTATTATGAGGAATATAGGATGTCCGATCGAGTGGACCTGGCAGTAGCTATAGTCTTTCCTCTCATGAAAGATTACTTCAAGAACTGGGATCCCCTCAAG gaCTGTATGTATGGCACAGAAATTATAGCCAAGTGGAAAAAGCTTTTAGAAAATGATCAGTTGTTATCGCACAGTGGACAGGACCTAGCAACAGATGCTTTTCACAG ACTCATGTGGGAAATGTGGATGCCGTATGTAAGAAACATAATAACACAGTGGCAGCCGAGAAACTGTGGCCCAATGGTAGATTTCTTGGACAGCTGGGTGCATGTTATTCCTGTTTGGATATTGGATAATATTCTGGATCAGCTCATCTTCCCCAAGCTACAGAAGGAG gtTGAAAACTGGAACCCTCTGACAGACACTGTCCCAATCCACTCTTGGATTCACCCCTGGCTTCCACTGATGCAGTCTCGATTAGAGCCATTATATTCTCCAATCCGAAACAAGTTGGCAAATGCACTGCAGAAATGGCACCCCAGTGACTCTTCAGCCAAACTGATCCTTCAGCCCTGGAAAGAAGTGTTTACACCAGGATCTTGGGAGGCTTTCATGGTCAAAAACATTGTGCCTAAACTAG gGATGTGCCTCAATGAGCTCGTCATTAACCCTCACCAGCAGCATATGGATGCATTTTACTGGGTGATTGACTGGGAGGGGATGGTCTCTGTGTCCAGCCTTGTTGGACTTCTGGAGAAACACTTCTTCCCCAAATGGCTGCAG GTACTCTGCTCCTGGCTAAGTAATAGCCCCAATTACGAAGAGATCACCAAGTGGTACCTTGGTTGGAAGTCTATGTTCTCAGACCAGGTGTTAGCACATCCATCAATCAAGGACAAATTTAATGAAGCTCTTGATATCATGAACCGGGCTGTCTCTTCCAATGTCG GTGGCTACATGCAACCAGGTGCTCGGGAAAACATTGCCTATCTCACTCACACAGAGCGGAGGAAAGACTTCCAATATGAAGCTATGCAGGAGCGGCGAGAGGCTGAGAACATGGCCCAGCGGGGCATAGGCATGGCTGCTAGCTCTGTGCCCATGAATTTTAAGGACCTCATTCAAACAAAAGCAGAAGAACACAATATCGTCTTCATGCCTGTGATCGGGAAGCGGCATGAAGGAAAACAATTGTACACATTTGGACGAATTGTGATTTACATTGACAGGGGCGTTGTGTTTGTACAAGGAGAAAAGACATGGGTGCCAACCTCTCTTCAGAGTCTCATTGATATGGCTAAATAA
- the TPST2 gene encoding protein-tyrosine sulfotransferase 2, which translates to MRITMRRVLLGLGFAIALMVTVHLGQQMLECQELLGKGYGKRKHGLMRPENEELVVVDSSRVEYRYSKEMPLIFIGGVPRSGTTLMRAMLDAHPEIRCGEETRIIPRVLAMRQAWSKSGREKMRLDEAGVTDQVLDAAMQAFILEVIAKHGEPARYLCNKDPFTLKSSVYLSRLFPNSKFLLMVRDGRASVHSMITRKVTIAGFDLNSYRDCLAKWNKAIEVMYSQCVEIGQSRCLPVYYEQLVLHPEQSMRVIMQFLDISWSDTVLHHEELIGKPGGVSLSKIERSTDQVIKPVNLEALSKWIGHIPGDVLQDMAQIAPMLARLGYDPYANPPNYGNPDPLVINNTHRVMKGDFKTPANLKGRLQVTQNTSASH; encoded by the exons ATGCGGATCACCATGCGGCGGGTGTTGCTGGGGCTTGGCTTTGCTATTGCCCTGATGGTGACTGTGCACCTTGGCCAGCAGATGTTGGAGTGCCAGGAGCTACTGGGCAAGGGCTATGGCAAGCGGAAGCATGGGCTGATGAGACCAGAAAACGAAGAACTGGTCGTGGTGGACTCCAGTCGCGTCGAGTACCGGTACAGCAAGGAGATGCCTCTGATATTTATCGGTGGGGTCCCGCGGAGCGGCACGACTCTCATGAGAGCCATGCTGGATGCGCATCCAGAGATCCGCTGTGGAGAAGAGACTCGCATTATTCCCCGGGTGCTGGCAATGCGCCAGGCCTGGTCCAAATCTGGGCGTGAAAAGATGCGCTTGGATGAAGCAGGAGTGACGGACCAAGTCCTGGACGCTGCCATGCAGGCATTTATCCTTGAAGTCATAGCCAAGCATGGTGAGCCAGCCAGATATCTATGTAACAAGGACCCCTTCACGTTAAAATCCTCTGTCTACCTTTCAAGACTCTTTCCCAATTCCAAATTTCTGCTGATGGTTCGAGATGGCCGGGCTTCTGTCCATTCCATGATCACAAGGAAGGTAACGATTGCAGGCTTTGACTTGAACAGCTACCGAGACTGCCTTGCAAAGTGGAACAAAGCGATCGAGGTGATGTATTCCCAGTGTGTAGAGATTGGGCAGTCCAGGTGCCTGCCAGTCTACTATGAGCAGCTAGTGCTGCACCCCGAGCAGTCCATGCGTGTCATCATGCagttcctagacatttcctggaGCGACACAGTGCTGCACCATGAAGAATTAATAGGGAAACCTGGCGGAGTCTCTCTTTCCAA GATAGAAAGATCAACAGACCAGGTTATTAAGCCTGTAAACTTGGAAGCTTTGTCCAAATGGATCGGGCACATTCCAGGGGACGTATTGCAAGACATGGCCCAGATAGCACCAATGCTCGCTAGGCTTGGCTATGACCCATATGCAAATCCACCCAACTATGGCAACCCAGACCCCTTGGTAATCAACAACACCCACAGG GTTATGAAGGGGGATTTTAAAACACCAGCCAATCTGAAAGGGCGTCTTCAG GTGACTCAGAATACGTCTGCTTCTCACTGA